A segment of the Aureliella helgolandensis genome:
GCACCTCTACCCCGCTCATCGCGCATTGGCCCAACGGCATCTCCCAACACGGAGCTCTCCGCCATCAGGTCGGACACGTCATCGACATTGCTCCCACGCTGGTCGAACTGGCCGGCGGGGAGTGGCCAACGAGCTTCCAGGGGCACACTCTTCCCCCCGCGCCAGGGCACAGCCTAATCCGGTCCTTCCAGTCGGATACCGACGAAGAGCGAGCCGTGTGGTGGCTGCACGAAGGGAATCGCGCTTTGCGGCGTGGTGAATTCAAATTGGTAGCCGCCAAGGGAGAGCCGTGGCAATTGTACAACTTGGCCAACGATCGCGCCGAATCACACGATCTGATCAGTGGGTTGCCGCAGAAGGCGGCAGCACTTCAAGCCGAATGGGAACGCATGACTTCCGAGTTTGAATCGCTCCGCCACCCCTAGCAGTTTGACTACGTGGAGTTTCGACAAGGTGGATTATTGGAGGGAGAGGTAGTAGACGCGTCCCCCAACATGATGCAGAGAACTTCGCGACGCACACGAAAAACGCCCGGCAAATGCCGGGCGTTGGATGCCTATCAATCGGTTGCTTCAGTGGAACTCAGCAAGTTTACTTATTGAAAGCAGCAGCTGGAATCTTGATCGTTCCCAAGTCATTCATACCAGGCTTGAGATCGACTTCCATGTAACCACGACTCCATTTTTGCGCCTTGCCGCCAACTTCGCCTTTGTCAATTGCACCATCTTGGTTTTCATGCCACAGGCGGAAAGTGACTTCACCAGCTGGCAAGTTCTTGATTTCAATCACTCCATCCTCACCACTCACCCCGACGTAGGGATGGTCTCGAACGATGATGTACGACTTCATCCAGGGGTGAATATTGCATTCCACAGGATTGGCACTTGCGCGCTCTGCGGACTCGAGCTTGAACTCGATCGAACCACCAACCGGGATGAGATCATTGCGAGATTCATTGGAGAAAAAATCAAACTTGGCGTTGTGCCCAGTTTGATCGCTGTTCTTGACCTTCACGGTCTGGCCCGCTCGAGCGACAAACACGTGTGGCTTAAAGATGCAGCCATCATTGTCGAGCACGACAGGTTCTGCCGAAGGCTCCGCTAGATCGGGATGGATCGCATCGACCTTGCTCTTCCGAGGGTCCATGATCAAAGCCAAATTGGCGAGCTCGCCACCCTTACCCACCACCATCGCTTCTGAAACGATGTCCAGTTTGGCGCAAAACGCATCCTTGGACGAATCGACTTTCATCCGTGTTGGGATAGGTCCGTCATAAACAATCTTTGCCTTCAAGGTGGCCCATTCTTGCGCCTGAGCGACAAGGGGGGCAGCCGACAACATACAGGAAAGTGCTAGGACACTTAGTGTTTTCTTCATTTATTTTCTCCAGAAACTACGAGGTTCGGCAGGATGCTTGTTGGTAGCACATCAGTTTCTACCGGTCGCGCTCGTCGAAAGATATAGTCCCCTGCCAGCAGTTGCAAGTCAAGGACTCGGATTGTGCCAGGAAGGCGGTTAGGTGGGCGCTGGACTCCCCTAAAACACGATTGCGGCCCAGGATTTGTCACAGTGCGTCCATTATACACAGCCAGGAGTTTAAAATCGACTGCAAGCCCCCCCCAAACGGGAGCAAAGGTTATGGCAACTGCAGACAGTTGCCCCCCGGGGCCTCTCCGCTGCTGAGCGTCAACGGTTCCTCGACTCAGTCGGCGCGTGCCACACCAGCCTGCCCTGCCCTGCGTGAATGGCCCCGCCCTGCTTTGATACGTGGCGATGCGTGGCCGTGCATATCCCCTTAGCCGGCCCCTACGGACACGAAATCCGCTCAACCTTAATACGCCTTGGCAAACACACCCTTCTTCTCGGCAGGTTTACCGGTTAGGAAGCAGATGCCGGGAGTGTCGTTGTCATCGATGGGGATGCAGCGGATGGTCACCTTCAACTCATCCAACAGTGGCTGGACCTCTTCTTCGGAGGAGAAGTAGCACATGGCAAAGCCGCCATGGAACTCGGGATTGTCTGCATTCTTGGGCGTGAAGTACTTGCGAAACTCGGCTTCGCTGTTGATTTCCTGCGTAAACTCCTCGCGCATGGCCTTTGCCCGCGTCAACAGGTTGGCTTGCATATCGTCTAGAATCGACAGCAGGTTGGCGAGCAGATCGGCTCTTCCCATACTCTCTTGCTTGCCAGTATCCCGGCGAGCCAAGAAGACCGCATCTTTGGCCATATCCTTGGGGCCGACCTCAATCCTAAGCGGCACACCTCGCTTGACGTGGTACCATTTCTTTTCACCACCTCGCAGGTCTCGATCATCCAATTCGACTTCAATGGCGCGGCCCGCGTAGGCTTGCTTCGACAATTCCTGCTTCAGCTCTTGGCAGTATGCGAGCACCTCTGCCCGCTGCGTCTCATCCCGGTAAATAGGTAGAATGACTGCGTGTGCCGGAGCGATTTTGGGTGGTATCACCATTCCGTCGTCGTCGGAGTGGGTCATGATCAACGCCCCAATTAGGCGTGTGCTGACACCCCATGACGTAGTCCAGGCGTAAGAGATTTCACTATTCTGATCCTGGAATTTGATCTCTTGGGCACGTGAGAAATTCTGCCCCAGGAAGTGGCTCGTGCCTGCCTGCAACGCCTTGCGATCTTGCATCATGGCCTCGATCGAAACGGTAATATCAGCTCCAGGAAAGCGTTCGCCAGCGGTTTTCTCCCCTTTAATCACCGGTACTGCCATGTAGTTCTCGGCGAAATCCGCATAGACATCGAGCATTTTGTAGGTCTCTTCGATGGCTTCTTCCTTGGTCGCATGGACCGTATGCCCCTCCTGCCACAGGAATTCCGCAGTGCGTAGGAACAAGCGCGTTCTCATCTCCCAACGCACCACGTTGGCCCACTGGTTAATCAAGATGGGGAGGTCGCGGTACGACTGCACCCACTTGGCGTACATGGCTCCGATGATCGTCTCGCTGGTGGGCCGAACAATCAGAGGCTCTTCCAGCGGTCCGGCGGGGCGCAGGCCCCCGGTTTCGGGATCGGCCTCCAGGCGATGGTGCGTAACCACCGCACATTCCTTTGCAAATCCCTCCACATGCTCCGCCTCCTTCTCCAGGTAGCTCATCGGAATGAACAGCGGAAAATAGGCGTTTTGGTGACCAGTCTCCTTAAACTTTTTGTCTAGGACCCGTTGCATGTTCTCCCATAAGGCATACCCCCAAGGCTTGATCACCATGCAACCCCGCACCGGCGAATTTTCAGCCAAGTCCGCATGCCGAATCACCTGTTGGTACCACTCGGGATAGTCTTCAGCGCGAGTCGGCGAGATGGCAGTTTTAGAGGCTTTGTTCATCGGTATTGGATGTTTGCGGAAGAGGTTGAAGGAGTTTGAATTTGGAAACGAAATTGGCGAAAACTAAAACTAGCGGAGAAAGCGTCGAGATTTTAAGCCATGAAGGGACGTTGAGTTAGCCCGGAAGCAGTGAATTCGTTAAAGCATTCCCGCTCCCATGCGACTCCCAGGCCACCTAACATGCGGACAGGACTTGCATTCACTCCAGCGGGCGTCATAATAATCGCCATGAACAATTATAGCTCCACCTATTCCTTTAGCTTTGCACCCCAGTTTACGACTGGGGCTGAGGGAAGTACGTAGAGCGGGAACACCCGAAATCGAACAACTCACAGCCCCGATGATCTTCGCGATCCTCGGGGCTTTTTTTGTCCCCAATTGTTCAGATGCCCGGCAGTTCGAGGCAAGCGGCCTTGTCTCGTCCCCAGCTTACAACCTACCCCATCTCTAAGCACTCCCACACACAGCACAGCGAGAAGAAACCATGATCGTCGTTATGGAAAAGAGCGCGACCCAAGCGCAAATCGAGCACATGATCGGACGCGTCCAAGAGCTAGGACTCAAGGCACACGTCATCCAGGGTACCGAGCGGACCGTGATCGCCGCCGTCGGAGACGACCGTGGCAGCAGTAAGGAATCGCTGGCCAGCGGACCTGGCGTTTCCGAAGTCGTGCCGATCCTGGCTCCCTACAAAGTGGCCAGCCGCGAACTCAAACCCGATCCAACTCAAATCCAGGTTGGGCAGTTCAAGGCCGGGGCGGGTGTGGTCGGCGTAATGGCCGGTCCCTGCTCAGTGGAGAGCGAAGAGCAAATCGTTTCGTCAGCTCACGCGGTCAAAAAAGCGGGCGCAACCGCACTTCGCGGCGGTGCGTTCAAGCCGCGAACGAGCCCCTACAGCTTCCAGGGCATGAAGGAAGAGGGCCTCAAGCTGTTGGCCCTGGCGCGAGAGGAAACGGGACTGGCAATTGTCACGGAAGTCATGAGTACCGAAGAGGTCGACCTGGTAGCTAAATATTCGGACGTGTTGCAAATCGGCGCCCGCAACATGCAAAACTATCGCCTGCTGGAAGCCGTGGGCA
Coding sequences within it:
- a CDS encoding cupredoxin domain-containing protein codes for the protein MKKTLSVLALSCMLSAAPLVAQAQEWATLKAKIVYDGPIPTRMKVDSSKDAFCAKLDIVSEAMVVGKGGELANLALIMDPRKSKVDAIHPDLAEPSAEPVVLDNDGCIFKPHVFVARAGQTVKVKNSDQTGHNAKFDFFSNESRNDLIPVGGSIEFKLESAERASANPVECNIHPWMKSYIIVRDHPYVGVSGEDGVIEIKNLPAGEVTFRLWHENQDGAIDKGEVGGKAQKWSRGYMEVDLKPGMNDLGTIKIPAAAFNK
- the proS gene encoding proline--tRNA ligase, whose product is MNKASKTAISPTRAEDYPEWYQQVIRHADLAENSPVRGCMVIKPWGYALWENMQRVLDKKFKETGHQNAYFPLFIPMSYLEKEAEHVEGFAKECAVVTHHRLEADPETGGLRPAGPLEEPLIVRPTSETIIGAMYAKWVQSYRDLPILINQWANVVRWEMRTRLFLRTAEFLWQEGHTVHATKEEAIEETYKMLDVYADFAENYMAVPVIKGEKTAGERFPGADITVSIEAMMQDRKALQAGTSHFLGQNFSRAQEIKFQDQNSEISYAWTTSWGVSTRLIGALIMTHSDDDGMVIPPKIAPAHAVILPIYRDETQRAEVLAYCQELKQELSKQAYAGRAIEVELDDRDLRGGEKKWYHVKRGVPLRIEVGPKDMAKDAVFLARRDTGKQESMGRADLLANLLSILDDMQANLLTRAKAMREEFTQEINSEAEFRKYFTPKNADNPEFHGGFAMCYFSSEEEVQPLLDELKVTIRCIPIDDNDTPGICFLTGKPAEKKGVFAKAY
- the aroF gene encoding 3-deoxy-7-phosphoheptulonate synthase; the protein is MIVVMEKSATQAQIEHMIGRVQELGLKAHVIQGTERTVIAAVGDDRGSSKESLASGPGVSEVVPILAPYKVASRELKPDPTQIQVGQFKAGAGVVGVMAGPCSVESEEQIVSSAHAVKKAGATALRGGAFKPRTSPYSFQGMKEEGLKLLALAREETGLAIVTEVMSTEEVDLVAKYSDVLQIGARNMQNYRLLEAVGNSDRAVLLKRGASATIEEFLLAAEYILNEGNPNVMLCERGIRTFETHTRFTLPLATVPYLHRKTHLPVIIDPSHGTGHAYLVPDMSVAAVAAGADGLIIEVHPTPETAASDGYQSLTFPQFDETMARCARVAVAVDKEMCTMH